The window AAATATCCGTTTGGTCTTCGTCTGATAGACTATGGAATCATCTTGCTCTGCAGCTCATACCTTACGTCCACACTCTTTGCCAGCAATCCTCTGGGTGCAGGATACCTTGCCGTCCATGCCATCTTTGTTCCTGTAGCATCGTATTATGTAATTAAGGCTCTCGTCGAGACGGAAAAGGAATACCGACATACAATCACAGCTCTGACAATTGGATTTTCGCTGTTCTCCTTGGTGGCGTTGGCGGCTTTCATTGAATCCGGAATGACCATGCGCGTGCGCGTCTTGTCTCGGGATGCGATTGCGGTCAGTACCATGAGTATGGTCGCCCTAGTTGTTCTCTTTATCTCTACAACTGCTCCGCGCCTTATCCGCAGGCTCGGTATATTGGCAAGCATGGGTGGACTCGTAGCCTCGATGGCGCGTTCCTATCTTGTGCTCCTTGTCTTTGCTCCAGGGATCTGGCGAATCGTTCGAGCCGGAAGGGGGTTCCTCTTGATTGTGATATTTCTAGGAGCAAGTCTTGGAGGAACTCTGTTCTTGTCGTCCAACTTAGAGCTGATGAAAGCTAAAGGGTGGAAGCCTGGCCAGGAAAATGGCATTGAACGACTAACAAATATCGAGTACTGGAAGGAGGGCCTTCACGGCCGCTTACTCACATTTCGAGAAAGCCTCCGCCACTTTGAAGCAGCACCCATCTTTGGGACAGGATTACGGCCACCCGACGAGTTGGGCTCTACGGTTCATAATTTCCATCTGGAATGGTTAGAGTACGGTGGAGTGGCTGGATATTTGCTGTGTGCCGGCATCCTTCTCCTTCACTTTATGTCCAGTCAAACAATTGCTGTAACTGATCCCTGGTGTGCAGGAAACCTCACGATGATGTTCCTTCTCTTTGCCAACGGCCTTACCAATGGGATGATGCACGGGCTCATGCCATACCTTTTCTTTATTCTCCTGGGGCTCAATGAGGCTCGGCTGAACATCTCCAAGCAAGGCAGCACAGTTCCTCCGCAAGGAGTGATAGAAAACCGGAGCACGCATGAACCACGTATTCTTGGGTTCTAATATGCGCCTACAAAACCCCGCCTTCCAACATGGGCAATGGCTGGGATCAGTGTTCCCACTTCTTGCCTGGCTTATTCTTATTGGCATTCAAATGGCCTTCCCCCTCGCTTCTTCGGCAGAAGTATCTCCAAAGCCAGGCCGTGTACTCTTCGATGAAGATTTTTCATGGCTGACTCAAGAGGGAGCCGACCGCTTGCTCCAGCATGCCCAAGAAGCTGGCTTTGACACTATCATCCCATGTGTCTGGCACGGTCGAGGTGTAACATGGCCATCGAAGCGCGCCCCACGAGAGCCTCGATGGGAGCAGACCGTCAACCAAAACCCAGACCCTCTTGGATACCTCATCAAGAAGGCCCATGCCCTGGGAATCAATGTTCATCCTTGGTTTACGGTAGGACTTCGCCAAAAAGATTTCTTTTCGGAATTTGCGGAGCCTGGCACGCCCGAAAAGTCGTTCAATTGGCATCATGCAGGATTTCAAGACTGGATGGTTGGGATCATCCTCGAAGTCGTCCAGAAATATGATATCGACGGACTTAATCTAGACTATGTCAGGACGAAAGGGCACTGCACCGGCTCGTCTTGTGAACGGAATTACGAACTAACACGCCACCGCAATTTGCTGAGAGACATCGCTTCCCGATCCTTCGATCAAGCAGCTAGGGAATCGCTGATTATTTGGAATAATCATGCTGTCGGAAGTCTGATCGAGCTCGTTGCCCAAGAGGGGAGGCGTATTCGGCCAGGCCTGTTCATCACCATTGACTCATTGGCTGGCGATCAACAGTGGATGGAGCAGGGTGCTAATGGGCTGGTTTGGGCACAAAACGGATGGATCGACCTTATCTACCATATGGACTATGGCAATCCATTAAACACTTCATTTCTCACTCAGTTACGGCGGACAATTACAGATCGGACCAAGGTGGCAATCCTCATTGGGAACTACGAAGTTAACCCTTCCAACCCAGCGCTTACGACCGCAAGATCCTCAACTCAAGTCCTGCAGCTCCTTGCGCAAAGTCGTGAGCTTTGGCCGGAAAGTTCGGTCACCGCCCTCTACGAGTATCGATTCTTGACAGACGAACAGATTGCGGCCTTGCGTGCGGGTCCGTTCAAGCCTTCGGATCGAACAGGTAATGCACTACTCGAGCCCCCTACTAATATAAGGATCCATTGAAGATGCCACTCGAAGATCTACTTTATCCATTCCTCAAGTCCTACACGAGCGCTCCGCAATGGGTGAAGTCCACTCTGGGATCGGTGTACGCTATGATTCCTTCCCGTCTGAAATACGGGTCGGCTTATGCTCGATTCTACAGCGAAGCAGTCTGCACAGATGAACAGACTCTTCGTGCGTTGATCGAGCAGAAGCTGTCAGACACGCTCACCAGGGCCATTCAAACAGTGCCCGCCTATGAGGAATACAGATCATTGCTGGCCACATCGACATGCCCCCTTGAGTTACTCCACCAGATCCGTCCCATCACAAAAGAGATGATCAAGAATCAGCCTGACCGGTTTGTTTCATCATCATTCGCAGCCCATCATCGGATGCCGATGTTTACAGGGGGCTCTACCGCGCAACCGATGCGCTTTTACTTGCAGAAGCATGTCACGCGACCGAAAGAATCGGCCTACGTGGACATATGGATGAAGTCCTTGGGCGTCAGCCAACAGGACATCACGCTGGTCCTGCGCGGGAGAACTGTACCCACGGCTGGCAAACCGAACGGTCGACTGTGGATGTATGACCCAATCAGACGGCAGCTCATTTTGAGTTGTGATCATCTTGAGCCTGAATATATGGATGGGTACACGCACCCTCTACGGACGTGGAAACCCACGTTCATCCACGCCTTTCCATCAGCGGTCTATGCGCTCGCAAAGTGGCTGCATGATCATCCCGCACTTGATATTACGAACAGCGTCCGCGCAATCCTTCTCACATCTGAGACGATCTATGACTATCAACTTGCGGCAATCCAAGCCGTATTTTCCTGTCCCATTGTTCCTCACTACGGACATTCAGAACGCGTGTTGATGGCAGCTGGGCGATCAGATGATGGGCGCTATTTGTTCTGGCCTCAGTACGGGCACGTTGAACTCCTGGGCCCACACAACCAGCCAATCACCCAGCCCGGAGTGATCGGAGAGATCGTCGGCACCAGTTTTGACAACCATGTCATGCCGTTTATCCGCTACCGCACCGGAGACTTTGCCGCCCTGAGCGATCGACACCATCCGAAGTTTCCCTTGTATCCAGTCTGCGAACGTATCGAGGGGCGGCTCCAAGAGTTCGTTGTCTGCCACGACCACCGACTGGTCTCCATCACAACCTTAGGCGCAGCCCATTTTGATCTGCTCGTCGACGTGCACGAGATTCAATACGAGCAACATGAGCCCGGCAAGGTCGTGCTGAATGTGGTTGTTACCACCCCGCTCAGTCCGGCAACTCAGCGAGCGATTGTTCGGGCGGTCGAACAAAAAACCCAAGGTGGATGCACCCTGACCGTGCGGACAGTGCCTCGAATTGAGCGAACCGAACGAGGCAAACACCGGATGATGATTCAGCATCTTGATATCCGGAGATATCTGGGCGCTTCGATCGACCCAACGATATTAACCCACCTCAAACCATCATCATGTTGAGACCAAGTCTCGATAGCCTCAGAGGCATTGTCCCCGTGGTGTCGGTCTATCGATTGCGTAGTCTGTTACGGAAACGATCAATCGGCTAACTCGCGACAACGCGCAATGGAAGAGGCGATTCGTAGATTAAAAGCTGGATCTCCAATTACCGTAAAGGACGCCATTATCAGTAAGGGGCTTTGATCGTCCAGAAACACTGCAAAGTGATACTGAAACACATGCTTAAGATACCATGAAAATTGTGATGATTGGGACATCATATGATTCCAAGGGTGGCATCGCTTCCGTTGTTAGCGCCTACCGGGTCGCAGGAATGTTTGAGCGGTGGGGAATTGTATATCTCCCTACCCACGACGATAAGGGCAACCTACACAAGTTTCTAATTGTCATAAAAAGTTATGCAAAATTCATGGGCCTATTGGCTAGAGGCCAGGTGGGGCTATTACACGCACATGTGGCCTCTCGATCAAGCTTCCTGCGCAAATCGATGTTCATTATGCTCGCAGTGACTGCGCGTAGACCCGTGATTTTTCATCTTCACGGGGCAGAGTTCATGCTGTATTACCACGAGGAATGCGGCGCGGTGCGCAAGT is drawn from Nitrospira sp. ND1 and contains these coding sequences:
- a CDS encoding family 10 glycosylhydrolase, with amino-acid sequence MNHVFLGSNMRLQNPAFQHGQWLGSVFPLLAWLILIGIQMAFPLASSAEVSPKPGRVLFDEDFSWLTQEGADRLLQHAQEAGFDTIIPCVWHGRGVTWPSKRAPREPRWEQTVNQNPDPLGYLIKKAHALGINVHPWFTVGLRQKDFFSEFAEPGTPEKSFNWHHAGFQDWMVGIILEVVQKYDIDGLNLDYVRTKGHCTGSSCERNYELTRHRNLLRDIASRSFDQAARESLIIWNNHAVGSLIELVAQEGRRIRPGLFITIDSLAGDQQWMEQGANGLVWAQNGWIDLIYHMDYGNPLNTSFLTQLRRTITDRTKVAILIGNYEVNPSNPALTTARSSTQVLQLLAQSRELWPESSVTALYEYRFLTDEQIAALRAGPFKPSDRTGNALLEPPTNIRIH
- a CDS encoding phenylacetate--CoA ligase family protein, coding for MPLEDLLYPFLKSYTSAPQWVKSTLGSVYAMIPSRLKYGSAYARFYSEAVCTDEQTLRALIEQKLSDTLTRAIQTVPAYEEYRSLLATSTCPLELLHQIRPITKEMIKNQPDRFVSSSFAAHHRMPMFTGGSTAQPMRFYLQKHVTRPKESAYVDIWMKSLGVSQQDITLVLRGRTVPTAGKPNGRLWMYDPIRRQLILSCDHLEPEYMDGYTHPLRTWKPTFIHAFPSAVYALAKWLHDHPALDITNSVRAILLTSETIYDYQLAAIQAVFSCPIVPHYGHSERVLMAAGRSDDGRYLFWPQYGHVELLGPHNQPITQPGVIGEIVGTSFDNHVMPFIRYRTGDFAALSDRHHPKFPLYPVCERIEGRLQEFVVCHDHRLVSITTLGAAHFDLLVDVHEIQYEQHEPGKVVLNVVVTTPLSPATQRAIVRAVEQKTQGGCTLTVRTVPRIERTERGKHRMMIQHLDIRRYLGASIDPTILTHLKPSSC